A genomic segment from Truepera sp. encodes:
- a CDS encoding SDR family oxidoreductase — translation MFRTDLLLDKVVFVTGGGSGLGLSMTRRFLELGANAVIASRRFELLQEQAAALEAETGRQVLPVALDVRDPEAVTAALDQAYARFGKVDALVNNAAGNFISPTERLSHRAFDAVLNIVLHGTVYATLELGKRWIAEGTKGVVLSIAATYAEHGSGYVAPSAVAKAGVVSLTRSLAGEWGKYGIRLNAVAPGPFPTPGAWSRLLPTKEIERLFESRVPLGRVGDHLELANLASYLLSDEAGFISGDLIYIDGGESAFNAGEFNLLDAVTPEQWDALEAARKRG, via the coding sequence ATGTTCAGAACCGATCTGTTGCTAGACAAGGTCGTCTTCGTCACCGGGGGCGGGAGCGGCCTGGGGCTCTCCATGACGCGCAGGTTCCTGGAGCTGGGAGCCAACGCCGTCATCGCGAGCAGGCGCTTCGAACTCCTCCAGGAGCAGGCCGCGGCGCTCGAGGCCGAAACGGGTCGCCAGGTGTTGCCGGTCGCCCTCGACGTGCGCGACCCGGAAGCCGTGACGGCGGCCCTGGACCAGGCGTACGCGCGCTTCGGCAAGGTCGACGCGCTCGTGAACAACGCGGCGGGCAACTTCATCTCGCCCACCGAGAGGCTGTCGCATCGGGCGTTCGACGCCGTACTCAACATCGTCTTGCACGGCACCGTCTACGCCACCCTGGAGTTGGGCAAGCGCTGGATCGCCGAGGGCACCAAGGGCGTCGTGCTCTCGATCGCCGCCACCTACGCCGAACACGGCTCCGGCTACGTGGCGCCTTCGGCGGTGGCCAAGGCCGGCGTCGTTTCCCTCACGCGCTCCCTCGCCGGCGAGTGGGGCAAGTACGGCATCAGGCTCAACGCCGTAGCCCCGGGCCCCTTCCCTACGCCGGGCGCCTGGAGCCGCCTGCTACCCACCAAGGAGATCGAGCGGCTCTTCGAGAGCCGCGTGCCGCTGGGCCGCGTGGGTGATCACCTGGAGCTGGCGAACCTGGCCAGTTACCTGCTGTCGGACGAGGCGGGGTTCATCAGCGGCGACCTCATCTACATCGACGGCGGTGAGAGCGCCTTCAACGCCGGCGAGTTCAACCTGCTGGACGCGGTGACCCCCGAGCAGTGGGACGCCCTGGAAGCCGCCAGGAAGCGCGGCTAG
- the acnA gene encoding aconitate hydratase AcnA, with translation MTSNQANSFGAKSTLDTGSGEAYYYRLAALQEQGLGSVDKMPFSIKVLLESLLRNEDGFLVTRADIERLAGYDPKKRYEDEIPFMPSRVILQDFTGVPAVVDLAALRSAMHRLGGDPEKINPQVPVDLVIDHSVQVDEYDNPLALLKNSKIEFERNRERYEFLRWGQSAFDNFNVVPPASGIVHQVNLEYLARGVQHKPHGDKEVVFPDSLVGTDSHTTMINGLGVLGWGVGGIEAEAVMLGQPYYMVIPQVVGFRLKGKLPEGATATDLVLVVTEQLRKHGVVGKFVEFFGPGMATMTVPDRATLGNMAPEYGATVGFFPVDAETLRYMRQTGRLPDEVEALERYCRANGMFHEAGLTEPEFSEVLELDLGTVVPSVAGPKRPQDRIALTDMQPEFRENLRRPIEKRGFALSDEDLARTGHLSFRGVEKDLTHGDIVIAAITSCTNTSNPSVMLAAGLVAKKAAERGMRAKPWVKTSLAPGSKVVTEYLRDTGLLPYLEQVGFYVVGYGCTTCIGNSGPLPPAVSKAVNEGDIVAVSVLSGNRNFEGRINPDVKANYLASPPLVVAYSLVGSVDHDIVNEPLGEDQDGNPVYLRDLWPTYEDVTELLEAAMNPETFKRMYDGIERSNEAWNAIPVKGGQLFDWDDASTYIQEPPFFIDMPEEPAAIAPIEGARALVMVGDSVTTDHISPAGSIALNSPAGQFLIDSGVAKADFNSYGSRRGNDRVMTRGTFANIRLKNQLAPGTEGGYTTDFTSGEVTSIYEAGLNYAAKEVPTIVMAGNDYGMGSSRDWAAKGTYLLGVKAVIAKSYERIHRSNLVGMGVLPLQFLAKDDPTSLGLDGTETFDIQVDENVTPRQRLAVTATKGDGSRVQFEVACRLDTPVELEYYRNGGILHTVLRNLHKATAGAEA, from the coding sequence ATGACCAGCAATCAGGCCAACTCGTTCGGCGCCAAGTCGACGCTCGACACGGGCTCCGGCGAAGCCTACTACTACCGCCTCGCCGCCCTGCAGGAGCAGGGCCTGGGCAGCGTGGACAAGATGCCTTTCTCGATCAAGGTCCTGCTCGAATCGCTGCTGAGGAACGAGGACGGCTTCCTCGTGACGCGCGCGGACATCGAGCGACTGGCCGGCTACGATCCGAAGAAGCGGTACGAAGACGAGATCCCGTTCATGCCGTCACGGGTGATCCTGCAGGACTTCACCGGCGTGCCCGCCGTCGTCGACCTAGCGGCCCTGCGCAGCGCCATGCACCGCCTGGGCGGCGACCCGGAGAAGATCAACCCGCAGGTGCCCGTCGACCTGGTGATCGATCACTCCGTGCAGGTCGACGAGTACGACAACCCGCTCGCGCTGCTGAAGAACTCCAAGATCGAGTTCGAACGCAACCGCGAACGCTACGAGTTCCTGCGCTGGGGCCAGTCGGCCTTCGACAACTTCAACGTCGTGCCGCCCGCATCCGGCATCGTCCACCAGGTGAACCTCGAGTACCTGGCTCGGGGCGTGCAGCACAAACCCCACGGCGACAAGGAAGTCGTGTTCCCCGACTCGCTCGTCGGCACCGACAGCCACACGACCATGATCAACGGCCTCGGCGTCCTCGGCTGGGGCGTCGGTGGCATCGAGGCCGAGGCGGTCATGCTCGGCCAGCCCTACTACATGGTCATCCCACAGGTCGTCGGCTTCAGGCTCAAGGGCAAGTTGCCCGAGGGCGCCACGGCCACCGACCTCGTGCTCGTGGTCACCGAGCAACTGCGAAAGCACGGCGTCGTCGGCAAGTTCGTCGAGTTCTTCGGCCCGGGCATGGCCACCATGACCGTTCCCGACCGCGCCACCCTCGGCAACATGGCGCCCGAGTACGGCGCCACGGTGGGCTTCTTCCCGGTCGACGCCGAAACGCTGCGCTACATGCGCCAGACCGGGCGGCTGCCCGACGAGGTCGAGGCCCTGGAGCGCTATTGCCGGGCGAACGGGATGTTCCACGAGGCCGGCTTGACGGAGCCGGAGTTCAGCGAGGTGTTGGAGCTCGACCTCGGCACCGTCGTCCCCAGCGTGGCAGGGCCGAAGCGCCCGCAGGACCGCATCGCGCTCACGGACATGCAGCCGGAGTTCAGGGAGAACCTGCGCCGCCCCATCGAGAAGCGGGGGTTCGCGCTTTCGGACGAGGACCTCGCGCGGACCGGCCACCTCTCGTTCCGGGGCGTGGAGAAGGACCTCACCCACGGCGACATCGTCATCGCGGCCATAACGTCGTGCACCAACACGAGCAACCCGTCGGTGATGCTGGCCGCCGGCCTGGTGGCCAAGAAGGCCGCCGAGCGCGGCATGCGCGCCAAGCCATGGGTGAAGACGAGCCTGGCACCCGGTTCCAAGGTCGTGACCGAGTACCTACGCGACACCGGCCTCCTGCCGTACCTCGAGCAGGTCGGCTTCTACGTCGTGGGCTACGGCTGCACCACTTGTATCGGCAACTCCGGGCCCCTGCCCCCCGCGGTCTCCAAGGCCGTCAACGAGGGCGACATCGTCGCCGTGTCGGTGCTCAGCGGGAACCGCAACTTCGAGGGCCGCATCAACCCCGACGTGAAGGCCAACTACCTGGCCAGCCCACCGCTGGTGGTCGCCTACTCGTTGGTCGGCAGCGTTGACCACGACATCGTCAACGAGCCGTTGGGTGAGGACCAGGACGGCAACCCCGTCTACCTCCGCGACCTGTGGCCAACCTACGAAGACGTGACGGAGCTGCTCGAGGCCGCCATGAACCCGGAGACGTTCAAGCGCATGTACGACGGCATCGAGCGGTCCAACGAGGCGTGGAACGCCATCCCCGTGAAGGGCGGCCAGCTCTTCGACTGGGACGACGCCTCCACCTACATCCAGGAACCGCCCTTCTTCATCGACATGCCGGAAGAGCCGGCCGCGATAGCCCCGATCGAGGGGGCGCGCGCGCTCGTCATGGTCGGCGACTCGGTCACCACCGATCACATCTCACCGGCCGGTTCCATCGCGCTCAACAGCCCCGCGGGCCAGTTCCTCATCGACAGCGGCGTGGCCAAGGCCGACTTCAACTCCTACGGCTCGCGCCGTGGCAACGACCGCGTCATGACGCGCGGCACCTTCGCCAACATCAGGCTGAAGAACCAGCTCGCGCCCGGTACCGAAGGCGGTTACACCACCGACTTCACTAGCGGCGAGGTCACCAGCATCTACGAGGCGGGTCTCAACTACGCCGCCAAGGAGGTGCCCACCATCGTGATGGCCGGGAACGACTACGGCATGGGATCGAGCCGCGACTGGGCGGCCAAGGGCACGTACCTCCTCGGCGTCAAGGCAGTGATCGCCAAGAGCTACGAGCGCATCCACCGTTCGAACCTGGTGGGCATGGGCGTGTTGCCGCTGCAGTTCCTCGCCAAGGACGACCCCACCAGCCTCGGGCTCGACGGCACCGAGACCTTCGACATCCAGGTCGACGAGAACGTGACGCCCCGCCAGCGCCTGGCAGTCACGGCCACGAAGGGGGACGGTAGCCGGGTCCAGTTCGAGGTGGCCTGCCGCCTCGACACCCCCGTCGAGTTGGAGTACTACCGCAACGGCGGCATCCTCCACACGGTGTTGCGCAACCTGCATAAGGCCACGGCAGGGGCCGAGGCCTGA
- a CDS encoding metal-sensitive transcriptional regulator: MPTSIEPNALEARRKIVNRLKRLEGQVRGLQRMIEEERPCREVLTLVAGTRKALDAAGDEILANYLTECRSALAQGEQDVEELLTVIKLARG, from the coding sequence GTGCCGACGTCGATAGAACCCAACGCACTCGAGGCGCGTCGCAAGATCGTGAATCGCCTCAAGCGCCTGGAGGGCCAGGTGCGTGGCTTACAGCGCATGATCGAGGAGGAGCGACCTTGCCGCGAGGTGCTGACGCTGGTGGCGGGCACGCGCAAGGCCCTCGACGCTGCCGGGGACGAGATACTCGCGAACTACCTGACCGAGTGCCGGTCGGCGCTGGCGCAGGGCGAGCAGGACGTAGAAGAGTTGCTCACCGTCATCAAGCTGGCGCGCGGCTGA
- a CDS encoding SpoIID/LytB domain-containing protein: protein MCFRLPPANRVALLVALITLVSSLQSAAAQTYFAAPTPVRVLLAVVPFVDVEATGAHHGAVGNQRFSTRTGLSWPVTASEGMLYVDGHELAETLTIAADAGTLGVLGRHYRGAIRLSAVGEQVEVVNVLDLESYLRGVVPSEMAASWPMEALKAQAVAARSYTLVSLDASARYDLCATVDCQVYRGVEAEQPRSDAAIAATAGVVVTYGGLTARTYYHSDSGGTVASSREVWGSSIPYLVALQDVPSSTPHRAWTTRLDAGTLTASLDAAGLGVGTVGSLRVVAISESGRVAELEVSGSAGSRVLRGRQLNSLARGWGLKSMRFSVQGGLTVRGDGWGHGVGMSQYGARALALAGYDYGRILGYYYPRTSLTRFVAGAP from the coding sequence ATGTGTTTCCGCCTTCCACCCGCGAACCGCGTGGCCCTCTTGGTAGCACTGATAACCCTCGTCAGCTCGCTGCAGTCGGCAGCCGCTCAGACGTACTTCGCCGCGCCCACCCCGGTGCGGGTCCTGCTCGCGGTGGTGCCCTTCGTCGACGTGGAGGCCACGGGCGCCCACCACGGCGCGGTCGGCAACCAGCGCTTCTCCACCCGGACCGGCCTCAGCTGGCCCGTTACTGCCAGTGAGGGCATGCTGTACGTGGACGGTCACGAGTTGGCCGAGACGCTGACCATCGCGGCCGACGCCGGCACGCTGGGGGTCCTGGGACGGCACTACCGCGGCGCCATCCGCCTGAGCGCCGTGGGCGAGCAGGTGGAGGTCGTCAACGTGCTCGACCTGGAGTCGTACCTGAGGGGCGTCGTGCCCTCGGAGATGGCGGCGTCGTGGCCCATGGAGGCCCTCAAGGCGCAGGCGGTGGCCGCGCGCTCGTACACCCTGGTGTCGCTTGACGCGTCCGCTCGTTACGACCTCTGCGCCACGGTGGACTGCCAGGTATACCGCGGGGTGGAGGCCGAACAGCCGCGCAGCGACGCCGCCATCGCGGCGACTGCCGGCGTCGTCGTCACCTACGGCGGCCTGACCGCGCGCACCTACTACCACTCCGACTCGGGGGGAACCGTGGCGTCCAGCCGCGAGGTCTGGGGCTCGAGCATCCCGTACCTGGTAGCCCTGCAGGACGTGCCGTCGTCCACTCCCCACCGGGCGTGGACGACGAGGCTCGATGCGGGTACCCTCACGGCCAGCCTCGACGCCGCCGGCCTCGGCGTGGGCACGGTCGGCTCGTTGCGCGTGGTCGCGATCAGCGAGTCGGGGCGAGTCGCCGAACTGGAGGTCTCGGGCAGCGCCGGGTCGCGCGTCCTGCGGGGCCGGCAACTGAACTCGCTCGCGCGCGGCTGGGGCCTCAAGTCCATGCGCTTCTCCGTGCAGGGCGGTCTGACGGTGCGTGGAGACGGCTGGGGCCACGGGGTGGGCATGAGCCAGTACGGCGCCAGGGCACTGGCGCTCGCCGGCTACGACTACGGTCGGATCCTAGGCTACTACTACCCGAGAACGTCTCTCACGCGCTTCGTTGCCGGCGCGCCGTAA